The genomic region ATCGGGTTAGATGCGTAGTTGGTGCCAGGAGCAACACCGAAGAAGCCGTTTTCTGGGTTGACGGCGTACAGGCCATCTTCGCGCAGGTGCAGCCATGCGATGTCATCGCCGACGACCTCGGCGGTCCAGCCCTCAAGGGTTGGGGTAATCATAGCCAGGTTGGTCTTGCCACACGCCGATGGGAAAGCACCAGCGATGTGGTACGCCTTGCCCTCTGGAGAGATCAGCTTCAGGATGAGCATGTGCTCCGCCATCCAGCCTTCTTCCTTAGCCATGACAGAGGCAATACGCAGGGCGTAGCACTTCTTCGCCAAAATGGCGTTGCCGCCGTAGCCCGAACCGTAGGACCAAATTTCCTTGGTGTCTGGGAAGTGCGTGATGTACTTGGTGTCATTGCATGGCCATGGAACATCTTCCTGACCTGGCTCCAACGGTGCGCCCACGGAGTGCAAAGCGTGCACGAAGTCGCCGTGCTCGCCGATCTTATCCAGCGCATCTTGGCCCATGCGGGTCATAATGCGCATCGACAGCACAACGTACGCTGAGTCAGTCAGCTGCACGCCCAGCTTTGGGTTGGGATCGCTGATAGGGCCCATGCAGAAAGGAACAACGTACATGGTGCGCCCGCGCATCGAGCCACGGAACTCCTCCGTCATCTCTTCCTTCATGGCTGCCGGTGGAACCCAGTTATTGGTTGGGCCGGCATCCTCTTGGTTTTCTGCGCAGATAAAGGTGCGGGACTCTACGCGCGCGACATCCGAAGGGTTAGAACGTGCTAAGTAAGAATTAGGACGCTTTTCCTCATTCAGCTTGATCAGGGTGCCTTTTTCCACCAGCTCCGCAGCGAGGCGGTCAGCCTCTTCCTGCGAGCCATCGATAAAGACCACCTGGTCTGGCTGGAAAAGCTCGACATTTTCATTAATCCATTTAATGAGCTCTTCGTTATTAGTTGGTACTTGACCAACGAGGCCTTGAATAGCGGCGGTCATCTACTAAATCTCCTGCGATAATTGGGAAGGATCTTCTCTGAGTTAGTCTCAAGCACCAGCCTAACTGTCAGAGTGAAGAAATTGGACTAGATTCTTCACACGCTGGTTATATCCACCGAACCTACCACAATATTTGCTGCCCGAACAGGACGTAAACCACAGATAGAGGTTTGGTTTCACACCCCTTAACGGGGGCAGACAAGGAAACGTAGGCCGCGAAACTACTTCCACACGGCCACCCCCGCGCCGCAACTGGTTATACCCGCCCACGCAAAAGCTGGTGTTTTTGTACACTTTTGGACGTCAATCTTTGCCTCTACCGCCTTGCCCAT from Corynebacterium ammoniagenes DSM 20306 harbors:
- a CDS encoding phosphoenolpyruvate carboxykinase (GTP) produces the protein MTAAIQGLVGQVPTNNEELIKWINENVELFQPDQVVFIDGSQEEADRLAAELVEKGTLIKLNEEKRPNSYLARSNPSDVARVESRTFICAENQEDAGPTNNWVPPAAMKEEMTEEFRGSMRGRTMYVVPFCMGPISDPNPKLGVQLTDSAYVVLSMRIMTRMGQDALDKIGEHGDFVHALHSVGAPLEPGQEDVPWPCNDTKYITHFPDTKEIWSYGSGYGGNAILAKKCYALRIASVMAKEEGWMAEHMLILKLISPEGKAYHIAGAFPSACGKTNLAMITPTLEGWTAEVVGDDIAWLHLREDGLYAVNPENGFFGVAPGTNYASNPIAMKTMEPGNTIFTNVALTDDGDVWWEGMDGETPEHLIDWTGEDWDKHSATPAAHPNSRYCTPISQCPTAAPEFDDWKGVKLDAILFGGRRSSTVPLVTQSFDWEHGTMIGSLLASGQTAASAEAKVGSLRHDPMAMLPFIGYNAGDYLQHWIDMGNKGGDLLPKIFLVNWFRRGEDGRFLWPGFGENSRVLKWVIDRVEGNVGAEETVIGSTARAEDLDLTGLDTPLDDIKEALGVDPAEWGSDLEDNLEYLRFLGPRVPQEVHNQLDALQERIEARL